A window of the Acidimicrobiales bacterium genome harbors these coding sequences:
- the pcrA gene encoding DNA helicase PcrA: protein MVQRENILDGLNPAQLDAVVHTGGPLLVMAGAGSGKTRVLTRRIAYAIEQGQSPFEILAITFTNKAANEMKQRVQALIGPVANKMWVSTFHSACVRILRREAAGLGFPSSFTIYDQADSRRLTGYVIRDLGLDQKRFAPRAMQGAISAAKNEGLGPERYADQAAAGFERKVADVYLEYQRRLTQAGAMDFDDLLLNTAHLFRKHPDVLGHYRRRFTMLLVDEYQDTNSVQNELVLGLAAEHRSVTVVGDNDQGVYGFRGADVRNILQFEDAFPDTTVVLLEQNYRSSQTILDAANAVITNNFSRKPKNLWTDAGMGEAIQRFQADDEVDEAQFVANELARLHDRGDYRWGDMAVFYRTNAQSRVLEEYFLRVGIPYKVVGGTRFYDRKEIKDAIGYLKAVANPSDEVSVKRVLNTPKRGIGDTSVAKIDAFAKMHGYSFTQGLERASDAGVSGTAVKGIAQYLELMSSFGAELEKGPAHVIETILRDTGYLVELEDERSVESDSRVENLQELIGVARQFETVDEFLEQVSLVSDADELDDEDSAVILMTLHGAKGLEFPVVVMLGMEDGIFPHLRALTDPDELEEERRLCYVGITRAEERLYMTHAWSRMLFGQSQYNPPSRFLDEIPENLIVEAEGSRGRRKSGSSVFGGSGTSSRAGRQGTMFGGRDEKVDTALKPRGNALAGPSVFGAPSGVQPSGADSLDLRTGDDVIHKKWGEGVILSIRGGGDKAEAVVRFPSVGEKTLLLAWAPLQKV from the coding sequence GTGGTGCAACGTGAGAACATCCTCGACGGCCTCAACCCCGCCCAGCTCGATGCGGTGGTGCACACGGGTGGTCCACTGCTCGTCATGGCCGGGGCCGGATCCGGCAAGACTCGGGTCCTCACCCGTCGGATCGCCTATGCGATCGAGCAGGGACAGTCACCGTTCGAGATCCTCGCCATCACGTTCACCAACAAGGCTGCCAACGAGATGAAGCAGCGGGTCCAGGCGTTGATCGGGCCGGTCGCGAACAAGATGTGGGTGTCCACGTTCCACTCCGCCTGTGTGCGCATCCTGCGTCGTGAAGCGGCAGGGCTCGGCTTCCCGTCGAGCTTCACGATCTACGACCAGGCCGATTCGCGCCGGCTCACCGGCTACGTCATCCGCGATCTCGGCCTCGACCAGAAGCGCTTCGCCCCCCGGGCCATGCAAGGCGCCATCAGCGCGGCGAAGAACGAGGGGTTGGGTCCCGAGCGCTACGCCGATCAAGCAGCGGCCGGGTTCGAGCGCAAAGTCGCCGACGTCTACCTCGAGTATCAACGCCGCCTCACCCAGGCCGGCGCCATGGACTTCGACGACCTGCTGCTCAACACCGCACACCTGTTCCGCAAGCACCCCGACGTGCTCGGCCATTACCGGCGTCGCTTCACGATGCTGCTGGTCGACGAATACCAAGACACCAACAGCGTCCAGAACGAACTCGTGCTGGGGCTCGCTGCCGAGCACCGGTCGGTCACCGTGGTGGGCGACAACGACCAGGGCGTGTACGGCTTCCGCGGCGCCGACGTCCGCAACATCCTCCAATTCGAAGACGCCTTCCCCGACACCACCGTGGTGCTACTCGAACAGAACTACCGGTCGTCGCAGACCATCCTCGATGCGGCGAACGCGGTGATCACCAACAACTTCAGCCGCAAGCCGAAGAACCTGTGGACCGACGCCGGCATGGGCGAGGCCATCCAGCGTTTCCAGGCCGACGACGAGGTCGACGAAGCCCAGTTCGTGGCCAACGAACTGGCCCGGCTGCACGACCGGGGCGACTACCGGTGGGGCGACATGGCGGTCTTCTACCGCACCAACGCCCAGTCCCGAGTACTCGAGGAGTACTTCCTGCGGGTGGGCATCCCCTACAAGGTGGTCGGTGGCACCCGCTTCTACGATCGCAAGGAGATCAAGGACGCCATCGGCTACCTGAAGGCCGTGGCCAATCCATCCGACGAGGTCTCGGTCAAGCGGGTCCTCAACACGCCGAAGCGGGGCATCGGCGACACCTCGGTCGCGAAGATCGATGCGTTCGCCAAGATGCACGGCTATTCGTTCACCCAGGGCCTCGAGCGAGCATCCGACGCCGGGGTGTCGGGCACGGCGGTCAAGGGCATCGCCCAATACCTCGAGCTCATGTCGAGCTTCGGCGCCGAACTCGAGAAGGGCCCGGCGCACGTGATCGAGACGATCCTGCGCGACACCGGCTATCTGGTCGAGCTGGAAGACGAACGCTCGGTCGAGAGCGACAGTCGAGTCGAGAACCTGCAGGAACTGATCGGCGTCGCCCGCCAGTTCGAGACCGTCGACGAGTTCCTCGAACAGGTCAGCCTCGTGTCCGACGCCGACGAACTCGATGACGAAGACTCCGCCGTCATCCTCATGACCCTCCACGGGGCCAAGGGTCTGGAGTTCCCAGTCGTGGTGATGCTGGGCATGGAGGACGGCATCTTCCCCCACCTGCGCGCGCTCACCGATCCCGACGAGCTCGAGGAGGAGCGCCGCCTCTGTTACGTCGGCATCACACGGGCCGAGGAGCGGCTCTACATGACCCACGCCTGGAGCCGCATGCTCTTCGGCCAGAGCCAGTACAACCCGCCGAGTCGGTTCCTTGACGAGATCCCCGAGAACCTCATCGTCGAAGCCGAGGGATCACGTGGTCGTCGCAAGAGTGGCAGCAGCGTCTTCGGCGGGAGTGGCACGTCGAGTCGGGCCGGGCGCCAGGGCACGATGTTCGGCGGGCGAGACGAGAAGGTCGATACTGCGCTCAAGCCTCGTGGCAACGCCCTCGCCGGGCCCAGCGTCTTCGGCGCTCCGAGCGGGGTGCAGCCGAGCGGCGCCGACTCGCTCGACCTTCGTACCGGCGACGACGTCATCCACAAGAAGTGGGGTGAGGGCGTGATCCTGTCGATCCGGGGCGGCGGCGACAAGGCCGAAGCCGTCGTGCGGTTCCCGTCGGTCGGGGAGAAGACACTCCTGCTCGCCTGGGCCCCGCTCCAGAAGGTCTGA